One Nostoc sp. CENA543 genomic window, ATATCGCTATAACTGCGAGAACTGGTATTAAAGAAAGATATCTTAGGAAATATGACTGTTCTTTGTTTTTTGTCTGCATAATATCCTCCAAATGCCATGAATATTTCCACAAGTTTTTGTTGTCCAAAATTAAAGATTTTGTGATACATTAGTACCCATTACTTTAGAAGGCATGACAAGGCCATAGTAAACAGCAGCGATCGCAGATAAAGCATTGAGCCAAACATTATTACCAAAGAGTGGCATTAAACCAAAAAATGTCTTAGTGAAAGGCAACAAACCCATAATTGCTAATACAACATAAGCAATTGCAAAGGTACGATTAAATAAACGCGCACTGCTAGCACTGGTATAAGAAGCAATGCCTAATAGTCCCACAGCACACCGCACTAAATTATGTAAGAAATTGGTGGGAAATAAGCCAAATATATAACCAAAACCAGCAGCGTAGGTATTAGGGGACTCATCTAAGGGAATAAAAGATGCACTTGTTCCTGGTAAAGAGACCACAGCAGGTGTAAATCCTGCTAAACCCAATAATAAAAAGAGAATACCGATAGACAAAGCACAGTAACGCTCTACCATTCTTGCAGTTTCGCTGTTTTCCATATTCTTCTCCTAATATGATGCAATTGTCGGTGAAGATTAACTGCTAACTTAAAGCGCATAACAGTTAATACGTTTAACCTAAAATAATGCTCTGTTTGGTTCGATTAATTGGAAGATATAACACTTTTTATTCAAAAGAATAATTTTAAATATTCACTCTATCAAAAGGTATGGTTAAAATTTGAAATCAAAGTGGGAATATGACTTAAATAATTACTTGCTTCGTTTAATTATTTGTATATTCTTCTACTACTACAAAAAAGGAATACTCAATTAGTATAGGTAGCCCGATGTGACACTTCTGAAATAGTTAATGCTTTAATGCCTTGAATCCAAAATAT contains:
- a CDS encoding DUF4383 domain-containing protein, with the protein product MENSETARMVERYCALSIGILFLLLGLAGFTPAVVSLPGTSASFIPLDESPNTYAAGFGYIFGLFPTNFLHNLVRCAVGLLGIASYTSASSARLFNRTFAIAYVVLAIMGLLPFTKTFFGLMPLFGNNVWLNALSAIAAVYYGLVMPSKVMGTNVSQNL
- a CDS encoding PsaJ protein, whose translation is MQTKNKEQSYFLRYLSLIPVLAVIAISIAFSTWVIFNYFFPDLLFHPMP